A window of Coturnix japonica isolate 7356 chromosome 2, Coturnix japonica 2.1, whole genome shotgun sequence contains these coding sequences:
- the LOC107309463 gene encoding inositol 1,4,5-trisphosphate receptor-interacting protein-like 1 codes for MALAFFFALLARTVAFVGDELDAETLERMREREVFLQEQMTLQWQHVENLGQSWIGIRALSSVLPYGKVCSLLERMRQVFLRKRMEKLPLSLPQLEESNLKKSRVDIQALLFSVLPYWKVCSVLCILFLFLWFMWKICKKFQRTEDIGDEESSIREQEKAEEEGSNLLRADVLWPEQIHRDNCEQVLLLFGRLINLCQYLVSDTFFPVPELPIGVGSAYEGWCPPENEPIFRLLVPLSAPRGHVFHLDLGAAGELPARNSRIRVDLECTCGREQEMGMRCFLHTSKEELGNQHPSLLRDFCEDAYLDVEKTVRWFQVLITNAWKYMPEAETCTMSVGFSGRSCRIHLTDIHKTDFVAETVFGVQQENTDIFLSSQETEAAFTPSTTWPQSCAVAEEKFFQHIATHDQGNTFNNLRYVQVGAHILAGQTFSPYQLRTVLMHLLTAIPLEGWHVSYFLQRMDDILRYLRCCVEEKRLNHFLIGNEDVPAEIILPQEFRASQPLNLLQHLVQDPDSYEQALQELQELQDRLTGLLIDSN; via the coding sequence ATGGCTTTGGCGTTTTTCTTCGCCTTGTTGGCGCGGACAGTGGCTTTCGTTGGTGATGAGTTGGACGCGGAAACGCTGGAACGCATGCGTGAGCGTGAGGTGTTTCTGCAAGAGCAGATGACACTTCAGTGGCAGCACGTAGAGAAcctggggcagagctggatAGGCATTCGAGCCTTGTCCTCTGTGTTGCCTTACGGGAAGGTTTGCAGCCTTCTGGAACGCATGCGTCAGGTGTTTCTGCGAAAGCGGATGGAAAAGCTTCCGCTTTCGCTTCCGCAATTAGAAGAGAGCAACCTGAAGAAGAGCAGGGTGGATATTCAAGccttgctcttctctgtgttgCCTTACTGGAAGGTTTGCAGTGTTCTttgcattctcttcctttttctctggtTCATGTGGAAGATCTGTAAAAAGTTCCAGAGAACTGAAGACATAGGTGATGAGGAGAGCTCCATCCGTGAGCAGGAGAAAGCGGAAGAGGAGGGGAGTAATCTTCTCCGTGCTGATGTGCTCTGGCCAGAGCAAATTCATCGAGATAACTGTGAGCAGGTCCTCCTCCTCTTTGGTCGCCTCATCAACTTATGCCAGTATCTGGTGTCAGATACTTTCTTTCCGGTGCCAGAGCTCCCCATCGGGGTGGGCAGTGCCTATGAAGGCTGGTGTCCCCCTGAGAATGAACCCATCTTCCGCCTGCTTGTGCCCCTGTCGGCCCCCCGTGGGCACGTTTTCCACCTCGATCTGGGTGCCGCAGGGGAGCTGCCAGCAAGGAACTCCCGCATCCGTGTAGATCTGGAATGCACGTGCGGGAGGGAGCAGGAGATGGGTATGCGGTGCTTCCTCCACACCTCCAAGGAAGAGCTGGGAAATCAGCACCCCAGCCTACTACGTGACTTCTGCGAGGACGCCTACCTAGATGTGGAGAAGACTGTCCGATGGTTCCAGGTGCTGATCACAAATGCCTGGAAATACATGCCTGAGGCAGAGACATGCACTATGAGTGTGGGGTTCTCCGGGCGCTCCTGCAGGATTCATCTGACAGACATCCACAAAACAGACTTCGTTGCTGAGACCGTATTTGGCGTCCAGCAAGAGAATACGGACATCTTTCTGAGCAGCCAGGAGACAGAGGCTGCTTTTACCCCCAGCACAACCTGGCCACAGAGTTGTGCGGTGGCTGAGGAAAAGTTTTTCCAGCACATAGCCACCCATGACCAGGGGAACACTTTCAACAACCTCAGATATGTGCAAGTGGGTGCCCACATCCTGGCGGGCCAGACTTTTTCTCCCTACCAACTGAGGACAGTGCTCATGCACCTCCTGACTGCCATCCCTCTGGAAGGCTGGCATGTGAGCTATTTCCTGCAGCGGATGGATGACATCTTGCGCTACCTGCGCTGCTGTGTGGAGGAAAAACGCCTGAACCATTTCCTCATAGGAAATGAGGACGTGCCTGCGGAGATTATCTTGCCGCAGGAATTCCGAGCGTCCCAACCGCTCAACCTCCTCCAGCACCTGGTGCAAGATCCAGACAGCTATGAGCAGGCACTGCAGGAGTTGCAGGAGCTGCAAGATCGGCTCACAGGCCTGCTGATCGATAGCAATTGA